Genomic segment of Paenibacillus macerans:
TTGGTCTGACGGAAAAGACTTGGGGAGGATGTAGGAGACGGATGAGAGACAAGCCGTTGGTATACCTGGATCATGCAGCCACATCTTGGCCAAAACCTCCTGGGGTAGGAGAAGCCGTGTTGGAAATACTAACTGGACCAGCTGCCAATGCGGGGCGCGGAAACCATAGTATGGCGCTGCAAGCGGGGCGGGTAATTTACAAAACACGAGCTCAGCTTGCAACTTTGTTTCATATCTCAAATCCAAATGATATTGCATTCACCTCCAATGCAACCTCGGCCTTGAACATGGCGATCAAAGGATGGGTCAAACCGGGGGATCATGTCGTCGCCACGACGGTTGAACATAACTCGGTGAGAAGGCCGCTTGAATATTTACGGCGAACTCAAGGCGTGGCTGTAGACTATGCGAAAGTAAATTTCCGGGGCGAAATCGACCTTGATCAAGTCCGGTCCATGTTTCGTCCCAATACAAGACTGGTCGTGTGTACGCATAGTTCAAACCTGCTAGGATGCATTTTGCCCGTAAAGGAGTTGAGCGCCATAGCTCATGAACAAGGAGCGATACTGCTGCTTGACGCTTCGCAAACGGCCGGATCCTATCCGATCGACGTCCAGGATTTGGGGATCGATATGCTGGCGTTTCCCGGACATAAGGGGCTTTTGGGACCGCAAGGGACCGGGGGGCTATACATCGATCCGGGTGTTGACTTGGAACCTCTGCTGCACGGCGGCACAGGGAGTCAATCGGAGGAGCCCGAGCAGCCGGCGGTTCGGCCGGACCGGTATGAGGCCGGAACGGGCAACGCGCCGGGGATTGCCGGTCTTGGAGCTGGAGTTGGTTATGTGCTTAAAGAAGGAGTCCAAAATCTATTCCGCAGGGAATGGGCTTTAACGCAAAAATTAATGGAGCAACTGCTCGCCGTAAAAGGCATATCCTTATTGGGCCCGGAGCTGGGGAAGCCGCGTACGGGGATCGTGGCGTTTACGATTGCTGGACATGAAGCCTCCGAGCTGGCTTTTACACTGGACCGGGAATTCGGTATCGCCGTGCGGGCCGGTTATCATTGTACGCCGCTTGGACATGAGACGGCTGGAACATTGGAAGGCGGAGCGGTTCGGGTCAGCGTGGGGTACAATACGACAAATGCCGATGTCGAGGCGCTCATTGCGGCGTTGACATCGATCACAAAGTCATCATAGGCATAGGGGAGTAGACATTAGCATGCGGGATTGGAATGATCTCATCTTCGACCAGTTGTTTTTGGTCGTTGGCGTATTTATCATTTTGTTGGTTTGGTTGTTCGTTTGGAACTTGATACAAGGCAGTAAGCTGCGGAAAATGAGAAAAAAATACGATTTGATGATGAAGGGAACCGGCGTTGAAGATCTGGAGAGCCTGCTAATTGATTTGAAAATGCAGCAGGACAAAATCGAAGATGTTCAGGAAACTCAGGCTCGGCAGCTTGACGAATTACAGCGGCTGATGCCGAAGCAAAAAGCGAAAATCGGAATTAAACGCTACAATGCATTCGGTGAACGCGGAAACGACCTGAGCTTCTCGATTGCGTTTATTAACGAGGAACAGGACGGAGTTGTTCTTACCGGGCTTTACAACCGCGACGGCTCCTATGTATATGCCAAATCTTTGTCGAAGGGCGAATCAACGCATGCGTTATC
This window contains:
- a CDS encoding aminotransferase class V-fold PLP-dependent enzyme yields the protein MRDKPLVYLDHAATSWPKPPGVGEAVLEILTGPAANAGRGNHSMALQAGRVIYKTRAQLATLFHISNPNDIAFTSNATSALNMAIKGWVKPGDHVVATTVEHNSVRRPLEYLRRTQGVAVDYAKVNFRGEIDLDQVRSMFRPNTRLVVCTHSSNLLGCILPVKELSAIAHEQGAILLLDASQTAGSYPIDVQDLGIDMLAFPGHKGLLGPQGTGGLYIDPGVDLEPLLHGGTGSQSEEPEQPAVRPDRYEAGTGNAPGIAGLGAGVGYVLKEGVQNLFRREWALTQKLMEQLLAVKGISLLGPELGKPRTGIVAFTIAGHEASELAFTLDREFGIAVRAGYHCTPLGHETAGTLEGGAVRVSVGYNTTNADVEALIAALTSITKSS
- a CDS encoding DUF4446 family protein, which produces MRDWNDLIFDQLFLVVGVFIILLVWLFVWNLIQGSKLRKMRKKYDLMMKGTGVEDLESLLIDLKMQQDKIEDVQETQARQLDELQRLMPKQKAKIGIKRYNAFGERGNDLSFSIAFINEEQDGVVLTGLYNRDGSYVYAKSLSKGESTHALSTEEREAIALAAIKE